A genomic stretch from bacterium includes:
- a CDS encoding GntR family transcriptional regulator gives MPSHPPKPSITDRLRDDILEGSLAPGTRLIELQLTDRYGVGRAAIRSAIVELDKEGLVVREANRGATVRAITVAEAIEVYEARAALEGLMARHAAEEATDLEREALRALIPGMRDAVERRESTRFASLGRELHERVSQIGRHRVARGLVETLRNQSRGHPDRLSSIPERPEQSLAEHIAIIEAICIGDGDEAQLAVERHIQSIIATLSAEAAHA, from the coding sequence ATGCCCTCCCACCCCCCGAAGCCCAGCATCACCGATCGTCTCCGCGACGACATCCTCGAGGGGAGCCTCGCCCCCGGTACCCGGTTGATCGAGCTCCAGCTGACGGACCGCTACGGCGTCGGCCGCGCGGCGATCCGCTCGGCGATCGTCGAGCTCGACAAGGAAGGCCTGGTCGTGCGCGAGGCGAACCGCGGCGCCACGGTCCGCGCGATCACCGTCGCCGAGGCGATCGAGGTCTATGAAGCGCGTGCGGCCCTCGAAGGCCTGATGGCGCGACACGCGGCGGAGGAAGCCACGGACCTGGAGCGCGAGGCGTTGCGCGCCCTGATCCCGGGAATGCGCGATGCGGTCGAGCGCCGGGAGTCCACTCGCTTCGCGAGCCTCGGACGCGAGCTCCACGAGCGCGTCAGTCAGATCGGCCGCCACCGCGTCGCGCGGGGTCTCGTCGAGACACTCCGCAACCAGTCCCGTGGCCACCCGGACCGGCTCTCTTCGATCCCGGAGCGCCCCGAGCAGTCCCTGGCCGAGCACATCGCGATCATCGAGGCGATCTGCATCGGCGACGGGGACGAGGCCCAGCTCGCCGTCGAGCGCCACATCCAGTCGATCATCGCGACGCTCTCCGCCGAGGCCGCCCACGCCTAG
- the nrtS gene encoding nitrate/nitrite transporter NrtS produces the protein MSTDGDEKTAGIPGWLEVACSRAVVRRALVFFFFVGGILIAINHGDALVRGDVDGNRVVKMVLTPLVPYMVSTISSVGAIRNGARERLQHDRRFHADD, from the coding sequence ATGTCGACCGATGGCGACGAGAAGACGGCGGGGATCCCGGGCTGGCTCGAGGTCGCGTGCTCGCGTGCGGTGGTCCGACGCGCTCTCGTGTTCTTCTTCTTCGTGGGCGGCATCCTGATCGCGATCAACCACGGGGACGCGCTCGTCCGAGGCGACGTCGATGGAAATCGCGTCGTCAAGATGGTGCTCACGCCGCTCGTCCCGTACATGGTCTCCACGATCTCGAGCGTCGGAGCGATCCGGAACGGCGCGCGCGAACGTCTCCAGCACGACCGCCGCTTCCACGCCGACGACTGA
- a CDS encoding DOPA 4,5-dioxygenase family protein, which translates to MHASTTSPEPSGFHAHVYFRSESERARALALRAVIGRRFRDVTLGRVHDRPIGPHPIPMYQVAFSPDDFAAFVPFLMLERKGLAVLVHPLTGDPLAEHTEQACWLGSPIPLRLEVFEALAGKAAPAEGGEGK; encoded by the coding sequence ATGCACGCATCGACGACGTCGCCGGAACCGTCCGGCTTCCATGCGCACGTCTACTTCCGGAGCGAGAGCGAGCGTGCGCGGGCGCTGGCGCTCCGGGCGGTGATCGGCCGGCGGTTTCGCGACGTCACGCTCGGTCGTGTACACGACCGCCCGATCGGGCCGCATCCGATCCCGATGTATCAGGTCGCCTTCTCTCCCGACGACTTCGCCGCCTTCGTCCCCTTCCTGATGCTGGAACGGAAGGGGCTTGCGGTGCTCGTCCATCCCCTGACGGGAGATCCGCTCGCCGAGCACACCGAGCAGGCCTGCTGGCTGGGATCGCCGATCCCGCTTCGACTGGAAGTGTTCGAGGCGCTCGCCGGCAAGGCTGCGCCCGCGGAAGGCGGCGAAGGGAAGTGA
- a CDS encoding nitroreductase, with the protein MEPTALDEIIRSRRTIKPPMMSDAPVAQEDLQAILENANWAPTHGMTQPWRFRVYRGEARSQLAEDLANLYLTAIPPEDQKEGKADKLREMPKRAPVVILVCMERQKIEKIRELEEIEAVACAVQNMHLTATARGLGAFWSTPPFLYKPEMNAYLGLGEKDRCLGIFYLGHPAEAGIWPKGRRQSIDDRVEYIDA; encoded by the coding sequence GTGGAACCGACCGCCCTCGACGAGATCATTCGCTCCCGCCGTACGATCAAGCCTCCGATGATGAGCGACGCGCCGGTCGCCCAAGAAGACCTGCAGGCGATCCTCGAGAACGCGAACTGGGCGCCGACCCACGGCATGACCCAGCCCTGGCGTTTCCGCGTCTACCGCGGCGAGGCCCGGAGCCAGCTCGCGGAGGATCTCGCGAACCTCTACCTGACGGCGATCCCGCCCGAGGACCAGAAGGAGGGGAAGGCGGACAAGCTGCGCGAGATGCCGAAGCGCGCGCCCGTCGTGATCCTCGTCTGCATGGAGCGCCAGAAGATCGAGAAGATCCGGGAGCTCGAGGAGATCGAGGCCGTCGCCTGCGCGGTGCAGAACATGCACCTGACCGCGACCGCCCGCGGCCTCGGCGCCTTCTGGTCGACGCCGCCCTTCCTCTACAAGCCCGAGATGAACGCCTACCTCGGCCTCGGAGAGAAGGATCGCTGCCTGGGCATCTTCTACCTGGGCCATCCGGCCGAGGCCGGCATCTGGCCGAAGGGACGCCGGCAGTCGATCGACGATCGCGTCGAGTACATCGACGCCTGA
- a CDS encoding SDR family oxidoreductase, translating into MAEQKLKGSIPGGGLEGMAVLVTGGGTGIGAACALRLAQDGAAVTICGRTESKLEDAAKKIAAAAAATGKGGTVQLTSGDVTNEDDVQRIMAKAAEPTGELDGVVANAGGGGGMGPYHLQDTDEFIRVLHLNVLGTMLCVKHSVPYMVKAGGGSFVGMSSIAGQVTHPYFGAYCVGKAGIEQMMMNAADEFGPSHIRFNSIRPGFIATEIMEGVPRESDVYTSYIENTPMDGVGESEDVAHLARYLIGQESRWVTGCSINVDGGHALRRGPNFGSFIEPAIGADAMIGHPPKS; encoded by the coding sequence ATGGCCGAACAGAAGCTGAAGGGATCGATTCCGGGCGGTGGGCTCGAAGGCATGGCGGTGCTGGTGACCGGCGGCGGAACCGGGATCGGGGCCGCTTGTGCCCTGCGCCTCGCCCAGGACGGTGCCGCAGTGACGATCTGTGGCCGGACGGAGTCGAAGCTCGAGGACGCGGCGAAGAAGATCGCGGCAGCGGCCGCCGCGACGGGCAAGGGCGGCACGGTCCAGCTGACCAGCGGCGACGTCACCAACGAGGACGACGTCCAGCGGATCATGGCGAAGGCCGCGGAGCCGACCGGCGAGCTCGACGGCGTCGTCGCGAACGCGGGCGGGGGCGGCGGCATGGGCCCCTATCACCTCCAGGACACCGACGAGTTCATCCGCGTGCTCCACCTGAACGTGCTCGGCACGATGCTCTGCGTGAAGCACTCCGTCCCGTACATGGTCAAGGCGGGCGGCGGCTCCTTCGTCGGCATGTCGTCGATCGCCGGGCAGGTGACCCACCCGTACTTCGGCGCCTACTGCGTCGGCAAGGCGGGCATCGAGCAGATGATGATGAACGCCGCCGACGAGTTCGGCCCGAGCCACATCCGCTTCAACTCGATCCGCCCGGGCTTCATCGCGACGGAGATCATGGAGGGCGTCCCGCGAGAATCGGACGTGTACACGTCCTACATCGAGAACACGCCGATGGACGGCGTCGGCGAATCGGAGGACGTTGCCCATCTCGCTCGATACCTGATCGGGCAGGAGTCGCGCTGGGTCACGGGCTGCTCGATCAACGTCGATGGCGGCCACGCGCTCCGCCGCGGACCGAATTTCGGGAGCTTCATCGAGCCGGCGATCGGCGCCGACGCGATGATCGGCCACCCGCCGAAGAGCTGA
- a CDS encoding LLM class flavin-dependent oxidoreductase: MPRDLTLTVVEQSPVRKGGSGADALRETIELAVACEAMGFERFWVAEHHNIAGIASTSPEILIGQIGAATSTMRIGSGGVMLPHYSAFKVAENFRMLETLFPGRIDLGLGRAPGGDQRTMIAMSYPSNPIDVRAYPEQVDDLIGYLGDSLPADHPFHTLRAGPPTEHVPEVWLLGSGVDSARLAAARGLPFSFAHFFGNSAQGPDIVELYRREFRPSPQLSEPRVHVAVQVLCADTTEEAEWHALSMKVGRIQMARNQERSGIVSPEEASEHVFTPEEERFLEHSGMRATVGNPDEVAAELDAISEKYATDLLGIVTICFDFEVRRRSYELLAHTYLS; the protein is encoded by the coding sequence GTGCCGAGAGACCTCACCCTGACCGTCGTCGAGCAATCCCCGGTCCGCAAAGGCGGATCCGGCGCGGACGCCCTGCGCGAAACGATCGAGCTCGCGGTGGCCTGCGAGGCGATGGGCTTCGAGCGCTTCTGGGTCGCCGAGCACCACAACATCGCCGGCATCGCCAGCACCAGCCCGGAGATCCTGATCGGGCAGATCGGCGCCGCGACGAGCACGATGCGGATCGGGAGCGGCGGCGTGATGCTGCCCCACTACTCGGCCTTCAAGGTCGCCGAGAACTTCCGCATGCTGGAGACGCTCTTCCCGGGACGGATCGATCTCGGCCTGGGCCGCGCTCCGGGCGGGGACCAGCGCACGATGATCGCGATGTCCTACCCGTCGAACCCGATCGACGTCCGTGCGTACCCGGAGCAGGTGGACGACCTGATCGGCTACCTGGGGGACTCGCTCCCGGCGGACCACCCGTTCCATACGCTCCGCGCGGGCCCGCCGACCGAGCACGTGCCGGAGGTGTGGCTCCTCGGAAGCGGAGTCGACTCCGCCCGCCTCGCCGCCGCGCGCGGGCTCCCGTTCAGCTTCGCCCACTTCTTCGGCAACTCTGCCCAGGGCCCCGACATCGTCGAGCTCTATCGACGCGAGTTCCGCCCCTCCCCGCAGCTCTCCGAGCCCCGGGTCCACGTCGCCGTCCAGGTGCTCTGTGCCGATACGACCGAGGAAGCCGAGTGGCACGCGCTCAGCATGAAGGTCGGCCGGATCCAGATGGCCCGGAACCAGGAACGCTCCGGCATCGTCTCGCCGGAAGAAGCCTCGGAGCACGTCTTCACGCCCGAAGAGGAACGCTTCCTCGAGCACTCGGGCATGCGCGCGACGGTCGGCAATCCCGACGAGGTCGCAGCGGAGCTGGATGCGATTTCGGAGAAATACGCGACGGATCTGCTGGGCATCGTGACGATCTGTTTCGACTTCGAGGTTCGGCGACGCTCCTACGAGCTGCTCGCCCACACGTATCTCTCGTAG
- a CDS encoding alcohol dehydrogenase catalytic domain-containing protein yields MRAACFQESGQPLEIRDVPDPEPGADEVLLAVKGCGICGSDLHVTELGGAVPAGAVMGHEFAGEIVAVGKDAKSPDGPWKVGDRVCTMPGISCGTCVRCVSGDVMGCANLRMTGFGDVGGGYAEYAIGAAALTFRLPDNVASADGATVEPLAVGLHAVEKVGLELGEDVLIVGAGPVGLACAIWAKLLGAREVVVSDYAAHRRDLALAYGATAAIDPAQQELGPAYERITGRAPSLAFECVGRPDVVSAISLVMERGGRIMSAGMCMAPDTFMPLVFGTKELSMHFASYYTHQNYQLTVDMLAAERIDPLPMITDRIGLDALPEAFEALRKPSNECKVVVQP; encoded by the coding sequence ATGCGCGCAGCCTGCTTCCAGGAATCCGGCCAGCCCCTCGAGATCCGCGACGTCCCCGACCCCGAGCCGGGTGCGGACGAGGTTCTACTCGCGGTCAAGGGCTGCGGCATCTGCGGCTCGGATCTCCATGTGACGGAGCTCGGCGGTGCGGTGCCCGCCGGTGCGGTCATGGGCCACGAGTTCGCCGGGGAGATCGTCGCGGTCGGCAAGGATGCGAAGAGTCCCGATGGGCCCTGGAAGGTCGGCGATCGGGTCTGCACGATGCCAGGCATCAGCTGTGGTACGTGCGTGCGCTGCGTCTCGGGCGACGTGATGGGCTGCGCGAATCTCCGCATGACCGGATTCGGTGACGTCGGCGGCGGCTACGCCGAGTACGCGATCGGGGCGGCGGCGCTCACCTTCCGACTGCCCGACAACGTGGCGAGCGCCGACGGCGCGACGGTCGAGCCGCTCGCCGTCGGTCTGCACGCCGTCGAGAAGGTCGGTCTCGAGCTCGGCGAAGACGTCCTGATCGTGGGCGCAGGTCCCGTCGGACTCGCCTGCGCGATCTGGGCGAAGCTGCTCGGCGCGCGCGAAGTCGTCGTGAGCGACTACGCGGCCCATCGCCGCGATCTCGCGCTCGCCTACGGTGCGACCGCCGCGATCGATCCGGCGCAGCAGGAGCTCGGTCCGGCCTACGAGCGGATCACCGGTCGCGCACCGAGTCTCGCCTTCGAGTGTGTCGGTCGACCGGACGTCGTGAGCGCGATCTCCCTGGTGATGGAGCGGGGAGGGCGCATCATGTCGGCGGGCATGTGCATGGCGCCCGACACGTTCATGCCGCTGGTCTTCGGCACGAAGGAGCTGTCGATGCACTTCGCGTCGTACTACACGCACCAGAACTACCAGCTGACCGTCGACATGCTCGCCGCCGAACGGATCGATCCGCTGCCGATGATCACCGATCGGATCGGTCTCGACGCGCTGCCCGAGGCGTTCGAGGCACTCCGCAAGCCGTCGAACGAGTGCAAGGTCGTCGTCCAGCCCTGA
- a CDS encoding DUF1330 domain-containing protein — MAADAPCYMVANFHVHDAEKYRVYEKGFFPILKKHGGSFHTFDDNSETLEGDDGRSGRIVIFQFPSEEAARAWWADPDYQALSEHRRAGTDMKFLQLVHGLPPRE, encoded by the coding sequence ATGGCTGCAGACGCACCCTGCTACATGGTCGCGAACTTCCACGTCCACGATGCCGAGAAGTACCGGGTCTACGAGAAGGGCTTCTTCCCGATCCTGAAGAAGCACGGCGGATCCTTCCACACCTTCGACGACAACTCCGAGACCCTCGAAGGGGACGACGGACGTTCGGGCCGGATCGTGATCTTCCAGTTCCCGAGCGAAGAGGCCGCACGGGCCTGGTGGGCCGATCCGGACTATCAGGCACTCTCCGAGCACCGCCGCGCGGGCACCGACATGAAGTTCCTGCAGCTCGTACATGGACTCCCGCCGCGGGAGTAG
- a CDS encoding enoyl-CoA hydratase/isomerase family protein — MSAREERVRTSFEADGVALLTVTGPPPNPCTFACVDQLADQLEQARDAGARVVVLASDVPGHWLGHASLADLTAMFRGAPTSGSGAGFFRASDLLSKSELVSIAAISGDCGGGGCELGWACDLRVAEPQARFTQMEILAGLIPGLGGIARLSKLIGRTATSEIVLDGAVVSASRLYALGAINRVVPEGRATEVAVAWAKRLAERPAAALALAKQVLSESEDLPLTEALANEQRNFQKIAATPEAMAMMDEIQAQYDAGVIPPRVLVDPFED; from the coding sequence ATGAGCGCGAGGGAGGAGCGGGTACGGACGAGCTTCGAGGCCGACGGCGTCGCCCTCCTCACGGTCACCGGGCCGCCGCCCAATCCCTGCACCTTCGCGTGCGTCGACCAGCTGGCCGATCAGCTCGAGCAGGCGCGCGACGCCGGCGCGCGGGTCGTCGTGCTCGCCTCCGACGTCCCGGGGCACTGGCTGGGCCACGCTTCCCTCGCCGACCTGACGGCGATGTTCCGCGGCGCACCGACGAGCGGGAGCGGCGCCGGGTTCTTTCGCGCCTCGGATCTGCTCTCGAAGAGCGAGCTGGTCTCGATCGCGGCGATCTCCGGGGACTGCGGTGGCGGAGGCTGCGAGCTCGGATGGGCCTGTGACCTGCGCGTCGCCGAGCCTCAGGCGCGGTTCACCCAGATGGAGATCCTGGCCGGGCTGATCCCGGGACTGGGCGGAATCGCCCGGCTGTCGAAGCTGATCGGACGCACGGCGACGTCGGAGATCGTCCTCGACGGCGCGGTGGTCTCGGCGTCTCGCCTCTATGCGCTCGGCGCGATCAACCGCGTCGTCCCGGAAGGACGCGCGACCGAGGTCGCCGTCGCCTGGGCGAAGCGCCTCGCCGAGCGGCCCGCCGCCGCCCTCGCCCTGGCGAAGCAGGTCCTCTCCGAGTCGGAGGACCTTCCGCTGACCGAAGCGCTGGCCAACGAGCAGCGGAACTTCCAGAAGATCGCCGCCACTCCCGAAGCGATGGCGATGATGGACGAGATCCAGGCCCAGTACGACGCGGGCGTCATTCCCCCGCGCGTTCTGGTCGACCCGTTCGAGGACTGA
- the bfr gene encoding bacterioferritin has translation MQGDPEVIEALNDVLTAELTAINQYFIHHKMCENWGYKVLSAKKYEESIEEMKHADKVIARILFYDGVPNMQRMNPVRVGETAIEQHELDLALELEAIKRLNDGIALCRDKGDNGTRELLDHILQEEEESVDWHEAQLHLVKEIGKERYLAEMIHDEG, from the coding sequence ATGCAGGGCGATCCGGAAGTCATCGAAGCACTCAACGACGTGTTGACCGCCGAGCTCACGGCGATCAATCAGTACTTCATCCATCACAAGATGTGCGAGAACTGGGGCTACAAGGTCCTCTCGGCGAAGAAGTACGAGGAATCGATCGAAGAGATGAAGCACGCCGACAAGGTGATCGCGCGGATTCTCTTCTACGACGGCGTTCCCAACATGCAGCGGATGAACCCGGTCCGTGTCGGGGAGACGGCGATCGAGCAACACGAGCTCGATCTCGCCCTCGAGCTCGAGGCGATCAAGCGTCTGAACGACGGGATCGCCCTCTGTCGCGACAAGGGCGACAACGGAACCCGCGAGCTCCTCGACCACATCCTCCAGGAAGAGGAGGAGTCGGTCGACTGGCACGAAGCCCAGCTCCACCTCGTCAAGGAGATCGGCAAGGAGCGCTACCTCGCCGAGATGATCCACGACGAAGGCTAG
- a CDS encoding alpha-E domain-containing protein encodes MISRVAESCFWLTRYLERIDTWSRVLDVNSSFRLDIPQATPDRWRPLVIVLGQQADFLERFGEDMIEDAEVVQRYLVWDAENPCSILSSARAVRENARTTREVISVEMWELVNEFWLWLNGRSARRLYDRDRDAFYARVNSHCLMFHGTCYSTMLHDTPYSFIVLGRAVERAGQIARVLDVHHHALGERDGSSAADAEQWIAILRSCAAYEPFFKHTSSVLTGAAVAEFMLFDRTFPRSVIHNLDRTGALLHTLLAQRPAALPPASLNAYERVTGSLAQMDLEDVFELGLHETLTMIVDGITDLCGAIEADFFPAIDAVAPIGRRVETRTAAVEDEASPAPPALNA; translated from the coding sequence ATGATCTCTCGTGTCGCGGAGTCCTGCTTCTGGCTGACGCGCTACCTCGAGCGGATCGACACCTGGTCGCGGGTGCTCGACGTGAACTCGTCCTTCCGGCTGGACATCCCGCAGGCGACGCCGGATCGCTGGCGGCCGCTGGTGATCGTGCTCGGGCAGCAGGCGGACTTCCTGGAACGTTTCGGCGAGGACATGATCGAGGATGCAGAGGTCGTCCAGCGCTACCTCGTCTGGGACGCGGAGAACCCCTGCTCGATCCTGAGCTCTGCTCGTGCGGTTCGCGAGAACGCCCGGACCACCCGCGAGGTGATCAGCGTCGAGATGTGGGAGCTCGTCAACGAGTTCTGGCTCTGGCTGAATGGCCGCTCCGCCCGGCGGCTCTACGACCGCGACCGGGACGCGTTCTACGCCCGCGTGAACAGCCACTGCTTGATGTTCCACGGCACCTGCTACAGCACGATGCTGCACGACACGCCGTACTCCTTCATCGTCCTGGGCCGCGCCGTCGAGCGCGCGGGCCAGATCGCCCGTGTCCTCGACGTCCACCACCACGCCCTCGGCGAGCGCGACGGGAGCTCTGCGGCGGATGCGGAGCAGTGGATCGCGATCCTCCGCTCCTGCGCCGCCTACGAGCCCTTCTTCAAGCACACGTCGAGCGTCCTGACCGGGGCGGCGGTCGCCGAATTCATGCTCTTCGACCGGACCTTCCCGCGCTCGGTCATACACAACCTCGATCGGACCGGGGCCCTCCTGCATACGCTGCTCGCGCAGCGGCCCGCGGCGCTCCCGCCGGCCTCGCTGAACGCCTACGAGCGGGTCACCGGATCGCTTGCCCAGATGGACCTGGAGGACGTCTTCGAGTTGGGCCTGCACGAGACGCTGACGATGATCGTGGACGGGATCACCGACCTCTGCGGCGCCATCGAAGCCGACTTCTTTCCCGCGATCGACGCGGTCGCACCGATCGGTCGCCGGGTGGAGACGCGCACGGCCGCGGTCGAAGACGAAGCAAGTCCCGCACCGCCCGCGCTCAACGCTTGA
- a CDS encoding antibiotic biosynthesis monooxygenase, protein MSIRLTVQLPIKEGEADAFEAAAGPALAQVKAEDKGCEMYDLFRSVDDPTRYVMVESWASEEDLEAHKTSAAMGEVGKAIGGFIAGAPVMHQYEA, encoded by the coding sequence ATGTCGATCCGATTGACCGTCCAGCTCCCCATCAAGGAAGGCGAAGCCGACGCCTTCGAAGCCGCTGCCGGCCCCGCTCTCGCCCAGGTGAAGGCGGAGGACAAGGGCTGCGAGATGTACGACCTGTTCCGCAGCGTCGACGACCCGACCCGCTACGTGATGGTCGAGAGCTGGGCGAGCGAGGAAGACCTCGAGGCCCACAAGACGTCTGCCGCGATGGGAGAGGTCGGCAAGGCGATCGGCGGCTTCATCGCCGGCGCGCCCGTGATGCACCAGTACGAAGCCTGA
- a CDS encoding FAD-binding protein has translation MSKTEYDVIEADDVSNWSTEAAAADVVIIGLGCAGVCAAIEAREAGADVLVFERASGGGGVTSMAAGHVYLGGGTRVQKAVGVEDTVEDMFTYLMMNTPEPDEEKIRLYCEESVDHFDWLVDRGVPFNDTMYKGKHVMQMTDECLIWSGNEEVYPFREKAKPAPRGHKVAQVGEGGGALMMEKLVAKAGDLGVRFVYDAHVHQLVRENGKIAGVTYRVFGEDKGSVRADKAVILAAGQFTENDEMLEEYLPELLVDGYTRQFTPNDDGAGHQLGKAAGGVLKHMDGALVTAAFYPPESHIKGILVNQEGQRYCAEDSYHSRSSLITTQQTDRKGWLILDEATYQPDPPAWGAYPLVDAFESIEEMEQALGMPEGALQKTVASYNEHAAKGEDPDFHKKDKWLQPLDQAPYAALDASVGAATYMSFTLGGLDVTIDGEVRTADGATVPGLFAIGGCASNIAQDGTGYSSGTCIGESTFFGRRAGRAAASS, from the coding sequence ATGAGCAAGACGGAATACGACGTCATCGAAGCGGACGACGTCTCGAACTGGTCGACGGAAGCCGCCGCCGCCGATGTCGTGATCATCGGCCTCGGCTGCGCCGGTGTCTGCGCCGCGATCGAGGCACGCGAAGCCGGGGCGGACGTGCTGGTCTTCGAGCGCGCGAGTGGCGGCGGCGGGGTGACGTCCATGGCGGCGGGCCACGTCTATCTCGGTGGCGGCACGCGGGTCCAGAAGGCGGTCGGCGTCGAGGACACCGTCGAGGACATGTTCACCTACCTGATGATGAACACCCCGGAGCCCGACGAGGAGAAGATCCGGCTCTACTGCGAGGAGTCCGTCGATCACTTCGACTGGCTGGTCGATCGCGGCGTGCCCTTCAACGACACCATGTACAAGGGCAAGCACGTCATGCAGATGACGGACGAGTGCCTGATCTGGTCGGGAAACGAAGAGGTCTATCCGTTTCGCGAGAAGGCGAAGCCCGCGCCCCGCGGCCACAAGGTCGCGCAGGTGGGCGAGGGCGGCGGCGCCCTCATGATGGAGAAGCTGGTCGCGAAGGCGGGCGACCTCGGCGTGCGCTTCGTCTACGACGCGCACGTCCACCAGCTGGTTCGCGAGAACGGGAAGATCGCCGGCGTGACCTACCGCGTCTTCGGCGAGGACAAGGGCAGCGTCCGGGCGGACAAGGCCGTGATCCTCGCGGCGGGCCAGTTCACCGAGAACGACGAGATGCTCGAGGAATACCTGCCGGAGCTGCTCGTCGATGGCTACACGCGACAATTCACGCCGAACGACGACGGGGCCGGGCATCAGCTCGGCAAGGCCGCCGGCGGCGTCCTCAAGCACATGGACGGTGCCCTGGTGACCGCCGCGTTCTACCCGCCGGAGAGCCACATCAAGGGCATCCTGGTGAACCAGGAGGGCCAGCGGTACTGCGCCGAGGACTCCTACCACTCCCGCTCCAGTCTCATCACGACCCAGCAGACCGACCGCAAGGGCTGGTTGATCCTGGACGAGGCGACCTATCAGCCCGATCCGCCGGCGTGGGGCGCCTATCCGCTCGTCGATGCCTTCGAGTCGATCGAGGAAATGGAGCAGGCGCTCGGCATGCCCGAGGGCGCGCTCCAGAAGACGGTCGCGAGCTACAACGAGCATGCAGCGAAGGGCGAAGACCCTGACTTCCACAAGAAGGACAAGTGGCTTCAGCCCCTGGACCAGGCGCCCTATGCCGCGCTCGACGCGTCGGTCGGTGCGGCGACCTACATGAGCTTCACGCTCGGCGGACTCGACGTGACGATCGACGGCGAAGTCAGGACCGCGGACGGCGCGACCGTCCCCGGGCTCTTCGCGATCGGCGGATGCGCGTCGAACATCGCCCAGGACGGGACGGGGTACTCGAGCGGCACGTGCATCGGAGAAAGTACTTTCTTCGGAAGACGCGCCGGCAGAGCCGCCGCGTCTTCGTGA
- a CDS encoding MaoC/PaaZ C-terminal domain-containing protein yields the protein MESHEPTIFFEDIEVDSELRSGWFDVEREEVIAFAARWDPYPHHLDDEAAAASVFGRIAACASHIFSISTRLTHDLPGTIAMAAGLGGDGFDLVAPVYAGSRVRLTRRYVAARESKSRPDVGIVTLEDSLVNEDGQLVFRTSGSMFVSKRTATRSHD from the coding sequence GTGGAGAGTCACGAGCCCACGATCTTCTTCGAGGACATCGAGGTCGACAGCGAGTTGCGGAGCGGCTGGTTCGACGTCGAACGCGAGGAAGTGATCGCGTTCGCCGCGCGCTGGGACCCGTACCCGCATCACCTCGACGACGAGGCTGCGGCGGCGTCCGTCTTCGGGCGGATCGCCGCCTGCGCGTCCCACATCTTCTCGATCTCGACTCGCCTGACTCACGACCTCCCGGGCACGATCGCGATGGCCGCCGGACTCGGCGGCGACGGTTTCGACCTGGTCGCGCCGGTCTACGCGGGGTCGCGGGTCCGACTGACGCGCCGCTACGTGGCGGCACGCGAATCGAAATCACGCCCGGACGTCGGGATCGTCACCCTCGAGGATTCCCTCGTGAACGAGGACGGGCAGCTCGTCTTCCGCACCTCGGGCTCGATGTTCGTCTCGAAGAGGACGGCGACGCGATCACACGACTGA